The DNA segment AGAGACCGTCTACGTGTAGCATGGCGCTCTACGTTCATTCAAGGTTCATGGAACTACGAACGTATGCAAAATGGTGGCTGGGCATTCTCTATGATTCCCGCTATTAAAAAATTATATAAAAGTAAAGAAGATCGTTCTGCGGCGCTAAAACGTCATTTAGAATTCTTTAATACACATCCATATATTGCATCTCCAATTCTTGGGGTAACGCTTGCGCTTGAAGAAGAACGTGCAAATGGTGCAGAAGTTGATGATGTAGCAATTCAAGGGGTTAAAGTTGGTATGATGGGACCTCTTGCTGGTGTTGGTGATCCAGTATTCTGGTTTACAATTCGTCCAATGTTAGGAGCATTAGGTGCTTCTCTTGCCTTGAGTGGAAACATTCTTGGACCTATCTTATTCTTTGTTGCTTGGAACGTAATTCGTTGGGGCTTCATGTGGTATACACAAGAATTCGGCTATAAAGCTGGTTCTAAAATCACTGATGACCTTTCTGGTGGATTATTACAAGACATTACAAAAGGTGCCTCGATACTCGGGATGTTCGTCCTCGCCGCCTTGGTGCAGAGATGGGTAAATATCCAGTTTGCTCCGATTGTCTCGAAAGTTAAATTAGATGAAGGTGCTTATATTGATTGGAGTCATCTTCCACAAGGCGCTCAAGGAATTAAAACTGCTTTAGAACAACAACAAGCAGGATTAGCTCTTTCTGAAATTAAAGTAACAACTTTGCAAAATAACTTGGATAACTTAATCCCAGGACTTGCAGCAGTAGCTCTTACATTCTTATGTATGTGGTTACTTAAGAAAAAAATCAGCCCAATTATCATCATTCTAGGTCTATTCGTAGTTGGTATTGGTGGTCACTTAATCGGGCTTCTGTAAAATAAGCTGATCGAAAAGAGGCTGGGGCAAAATTCACCTAGTCTCTTTTCGTTTAGATATATGACACAGATAACCGAATACGGTATAATAAACAAAACAAGCGAAAAGAAATGGAGCGAATACAGTTGGTTCAATCGATTAATACAAAGGTAGACTTAACAATAGATGCCACTGCGTATACTGGACTTACAGATTACGGTAAAATTATGATTGGCGATAAAGGTTTTGAATTTTTCAACTCACGTGATGTGCGTAAATTCGTCCAAATTCCTTGGGAAGAAGTAGATCAAGTTATAGTATCAGTTATGCTAAAAGGCAAGTGGATTCCTCGCTATGCCATCAAAACAAAGCGCAACGGTACCTATACATTTGCTTCTAAAAAGCCTAAAGATGTTTTACGTAAGATAAGAGTTTATGTCGACCCAGCTAATATGGTGAGTTCGCTAAGTTTCTTTGATGTTATGAAGCGCTCGTTTCGGTCGATTTTTAGCAAGAAGAAAAACAAAAATAAATAAGTCGATTTATACCGAAAAGTTTCAATGGATGTCTGTCTGTTGGAGCTTTTTTCATACATAATAATTGAACAAACGATGCAATTTGATACAATAGAAAGTGAAATCGCAAGTAAATGAAGGAGGAACAGCAACATGAAAAAACCAAGAATTTACACAATGTCTTTCGCTAGTGTATACCCTCTGTACATCCAAAAAGTGGAGAAAAAAGGGCGCATAAAAGAAGAAGTAGACGAAATTATTTTCTGGTTAACAGGTTATAATGAAGATTCCTTACAACAAGTCATAGATAAAGAAATTGATTTTGAAACATTTTTCGAACAAGCTCCAAAAATGAATCCTAATGCGTCACTCATTACCGGAGTGATTTGCGGCTACCGAGTGGAAGAAATTGAAGATAAACTTATGCAACAAATACGTTATCTAGATAAATTAATTGATGAACTTGCTAAGGGGAAAAAGATGGAGAAAATATTAAGGAAATAAGTGAAAAAGCCTCCCGAGAAATCAGGTGGCTTTTTTCATAAATTATTTTTTAGTGATTTTATGTTTAGCCATTGCTAGTGAATTTGCGACTTTTAAAGTTAGTTTTATGGATTTTCGGTTTAGTGTTCCTTGATAGTACTTAATTTTATCATTCATTTCATGATTTTTATTGATTGTAAGTTGTAATTTTTGTTTGGTTTCTTTAAGGTCATTTTTCAGATGATTGTTCTGTTGTTGGAATTCGCTTATTTTTAGTTGGTTTTGTTTGTTTTGTTCTGAGGTTGTTTTTTTTAAATCTTTTAGTTGATTATTTACAAGATTGACACGGTATTTTGTGCTAAAATCATGTCTTTCTTTTAAAAGATTAGCCGAGGTTTTGATTCGGTTTAACATTTCTGAAGAGTTTAATTTCGTGATGGGATCGGGGCTTGTTGGGAAATCAATAGCTTGGATAAGTTCATCCATAGGAGCAACTTTTCTGTTTTTATCATGTTTGAAAATATGCTCGAGGCCATTTATATCTAAAAAATCGATATAGTTATCAAAATTGCGCGCTTGCACTTTTTCGGCGGATTTTAGGTTCACTCTGTTTAGTAATTCTTGAATATCGCTAATATCCTTTAAGTCATCTATGGTGACATGGGTAAGCGCGTGATAAGAAGCGAGTTCGCGCATTCTAGCATCTTGTACAAAAGATATATTTGGTGTCCCGACTAAAGTAGGAATGACGTTCCCGTGTAAACGAGAACCAATGCTAAAATCAATATTTCTCATATATTCATACCAATTCGGCATGTTCGTAAAATATTTTACACGACCTTCTTGATAGTATTTATGTTCGATATTTGTAGGATAACCTTCCATATTACTAATAATATCTGGGCCACCCGCAAACATTAAGTGGAATTCATCTAGATGTTGAGGAATGAAGTTGTAATTTTTGTATGTAGGAATTAGATTGTTTAAGAATTGAATAGCAATTTCTGAAGAGGTAGGAGATGCATTGATAGCAATAGGGGATTGCTCTGTTAGGTGAAGATCTCTTATTTTTATTTCTCGTCCGAAAGTATAAAGAGAAGGACAACCAATTACTCTGTAGTCGATACCCTCGTTAAAGCCAAGTTTTTTTAAGTAATCTGCAGTAATTTGTCCGCGAACCCCAATCTGGGTAGATTTTTCTAAGACTGCCTTAACAAAATTGGTGACATCTTCATCAAAAGCAAAGCCTTCATCTAGCTGCGGTTCATAATTTGCTCTCAAACCAACCCCGGTCACTATAACTGGAATTTTCAATTTGCGAATGAGTGCTGTGTAGTTGCGGAGTGCGGGCCTAAAGTCATCTCGGAAAGCATCTGCTAACGGTATAACATAGACATCATAATTTTCATTAATCTTTTCTGCTAAATTAGGGTTAGATGATAATCCATCTGCATGAATTTCTACATCGTCGTTCCATAAAGCTCGATATATACTGTATTGATAAGCAAGATTACCATTGTTAAATCCAGTTCGATCTTTTAAGTAAATGTCTTCAGGTGTATAAATATTTGTAGGCCGCATACCGGA comes from the Listeria welshimeri serovar 6b str. SLCC5334 genome and includes:
- a CDS encoding PTS system mannose/fructose/sorbose family transporter subunit IID; amino-acid sequence: MAEKIELTKRDRLRVAWRSTFIQGSWNYERMQNGGWAFSMIPAIKKLYKSKEDRSAALKRHLEFFNTHPYIASPILGVTLALEEERANGAEVDDVAIQGVKVGMMGPLAGVGDPVFWFTIRPMLGALGASLALSGNILGPILFFVAWNVIRWGFMWYTQEFGYKAGSKITDDLSGGLLQDITKGASILGMFVLAALVQRWVNIQFAPIVSKVKLDEGAYIDWSHLPQGAQGIKTALEQQQAGLALSEIKVTTLQNNLDNLIPGLAAVALTFLCMWLLKKKISPIIIILGLFVVGIGGHLIGLL
- a CDS encoding DUF956 family protein, which translates into the protein MVQSINTKVDLTIDATAYTGLTDYGKIMIGDKGFEFFNSRDVRKFVQIPWEEVDQVIVSVMLKGKWIPRYAIKTKRNGTYTFASKKPKDVLRKIRVYVDPANMVSSLSFFDVMKRSFRSIFSKKKNKNK
- a CDS encoding DUF2200 domain-containing protein, yielding MKKPRIYTMSFASVYPLYIQKVEKKGRIKEEVDEIIFWLTGYNEDSLQQVIDKEIDFETFFEQAPKMNPNASLITGVICGYRVEEIEDKLMQQIRYLDKLIDELAKGKKMEKILRK
- a CDS encoding polysaccharide pyruvyl transferase family protein encodes the protein MRPTNIYTPEDIYLKDRTGFNNGNLAYQYSIYRALWNDDVEIHADGLSSNPNLAEKINENYDVYVIPLADAFRDDFRPALRNYTALIRKLKIPVIVTGVGLRANYEPQLDEGFAFDEDVTNFVKAVLEKSTQIGVRGQITADYLKKLGFNEGIDYRVIGCPSLYTFGREIKIRDLHLTEQSPIAINASPTSSEIAIQFLNNLIPTYKNYNFIPQHLDEFHLMFAGGPDIISNMEGYPTNIEHKYYQEGRVKYFTNMPNWYEYMRNIDFSIGSRLHGNVIPTLVGTPNISFVQDARMRELASYHALTHVTIDDLKDISDIQELLNRVNLKSAEKVQARNFDNYIDFLDINGLEHIFKHDKNRKVAPMDELIQAIDFPTSPDPITKLNSSEMLNRIKTSANLLKERHDFSTKYRVNLVNNQLKDLKKTTSEQNKQNQLKISEFQQQNNHLKNDLKETKQKLQLTINKNHEMNDKIKYYQGTLNRKSIKLTLKVANSLAMAKHKITKK